From Salvia splendens isolate huo1 chromosome 3, SspV2, whole genome shotgun sequence, a single genomic window includes:
- the LOC121794731 gene encoding non-specific lipid transfer protein GPI-anchored 16-like, which yields MASLILPIVLILSSILKTNAQINTACSNSMISSFTPCLSIVAGSSPSRGCCNALKALVENNMDCACLVITGNVPVSIPFINANLGSTLPRACKTSIPMQCKSSGVPLPAPGPVLFTPPAPPAPEPALPRVHVPASAPRHAHSPKGSKAASAAAPPPDGGLDIVPAVASPPPPPSPPGANPGVRPVVNNNSSASKQFAVSMTYLVLVFAGIIAI from the exons ATGGCTTCATTAATCCTCCCAATTGTGTTAATCTTATCATCGATTTTAAAGACAAACGCGCAGATCAACACAGCATGCAGCAATTCCATGATAAGCAGCTTCACACCATGCTTGAGTATCGTCGCCGGCTCCTCTCCCAGCCGGGGTTGCTGCAACGCTTTGAAAGCGCTAGTCGAAAACAACATGGACTGCGCTTGCCTCGTAATCACCGGAAACGTGCCCGTCTCCATCCCCTTCATCAACGCCAACTTAGGAAGTACTCTGCCACGGGCTTGCAAAACCTCCATCCCTATGCAGTGCAAAT CCTCCGGTGTTCCCTTACCAGCTCCAGGTCCGGTATTATTTACGCCGCCTGCACCACCTGCTCCGGAACCGGCCCTTCCTCGTGTTCATGTACCTGCTTCTGCTCCTCGACATGCTCATTCTCCAAAAG GTTCTAAAGCGGCGAGTGCGGCTGCTCCGCCGCCAGACGGAGGCTTGGATATTGTACCGGCGGTGGcgtctcctcctcctcctccgtctCCTCCAGGTGCAAATCCGGGGGTTAGACCAGTGGTGAACAACAACTCATCAGCCTCGAAGCAATTTGCCGTTTCAATGACATATCTTGTTTTAGTGTTTGCAGGCATTATTGCTATTTAG